Genomic window (Festucalex cinctus isolate MCC-2025b chromosome 7, RoL_Fcin_1.0, whole genome shotgun sequence):
ATGTAAATGAAACTGTGGTGTGCGTGATGTAAAACAGATATACCTGGCACTTGTACTgcatctaaaaacaaaaaccagtCATCATCCACCTCTCGTGGTTGTGGTTTCATTTCAACTAACTTCACCGGCAGCCTCACTTCTTCTATGctggatttttgttttctttctttaactGCGGTCACATCCACTATATTCTCAACCACAGcaactgacagaaaaaaaaatagtcaatcaTGCCGATTGAAATGAAAGTTGTACAGCATAACTGATAACTGACGATACATTTAGTGATGAATACCTGATGGTAAAGGAGCTGTTTTTTCTAGTCTGGTTTGTTGTTGGAACAGTTCAAACCAATCATCTTCTCCTTCTCTGCCTGATGCTGGTACAACTGGTCTCATTTCTGAAATTCGTGTTTCATCAAGCCGGGTGTTCTCACCAATTATCTTCATCTCCCATGTTCTAGTCTCAGTGGTTAACACCTCAGCCTCAAAGGGCTTCCTTATAGCTGGAGTAATTTCAACGGGCGCGTCTGGCACAAGCAGATAggcaacagggggaaaaaaaaaaaaaaaatgaatgtttctTTTGGCCAATCAATGGTAAATAAGCTTTGTTGTCAGTGAGCTCAAGCCTAAACTGTATACCTGATGGTAGTCTAATGACCTCATCGCCGACAGCATCAAATGCCACAAACCAGTCATCATCTTTCTCTGGCTGTGGTTGGGATGGACGCGCTCTCATCTGGTCCAAACCAACCGGCAGCGGTTTCACCTCGATCGCTTTCACTTCAATCGCAGGTCCGACATCCGGATAGATTTGAGCTGCCTTCGCTAGGGGAACTATTTCAGAAGTGAAAATTAGATTCCTCTGGTGCACTGACGTGTGTGAAAAGCACAAGACGAAAGTGAGATGCGGGTACCTGGGGGTACAAAGGTCGTTTCTCTGGGAATAACATCCAGCAGTAGAAACCAGTCATCATCTCTCTTTATGACTGATGGGATTTTTTTCAGCTCAGGATAAATTTTCTTCAAAGCCTCTTCTTTTTGCACCACCTCCACTCTTTCTTCAACCACAGTAGAAATGCTTTTTTCAGCGTAACTCTGAACATACCCAGCCTGAGTCACTTGACAAGAAGAAGGATGTGAAAATATTAAATCAGTGGTGGCTCCACGTATGAAGGAAGAGCATGTTTGGATGTTGGCAATACCTGGTGGTACAAACTGTGTTTCTCTGGTGGGAACATCCAGCAGCAAAAACCAATCGTCGTCTATTTCTCTTTGACTGGCTGACATTGTGACCTCATTTTGCCTCAGATCCTCTTTCATTTCTGTTTCTTTCACTACTACGTCTCTCATTTCAACTGGCACGTCAGTCAGAGAGACATCTTGTTTCGCAGACACGTCAACAGCAGCTACAAGAAGAAGATACAAACTCTCAAAGCCGACACAGAAGGGCTTTTAGATAAAAATGCCAGCAAAGCTCAACGTCGTTGTTTGCTTTAGTAAAGCTGTGATGTGAAGCAATATAAAGGACGTTAGCAATACCTGGTGCTACATAACTGCTGTCTTTGGAAACAACATCCAGCAACACAAACCAATCATCGTCTCGTTCTTTCACCGGCTGTTGTTGGATTTCTTGAAGATATGTTGGCGCCTCTTCTCTTATCTCTGCCGCTTCAAGTTGCACCTCCCTAATCTCCTCAAGTGTTTCAACCATAGAGAACGAACTTTCTGCCTCCATATGGCCAGGTTCCGTCAAGATAACTGATGAGTAAAATGTGCGAGCATGAGAACAAGGCACGAGAAAGCTTAGTGTTCTGAAAGCAGCAGAGGGGAACACGGCAGTACCTGGTTGTGCATATCTGGCAACAACATCCAGCAATACAAACCAGTCATCTTCTCTTTCTAGTAAGGTCTGTGGTGGACGAATGTCGCCCACTGGTCGCTCTTCTACTAAGACCCTTTTATCCACAAGTGCTGTAACCACtgattttgaagtgaaaaactcACCCTCATCCAGCGCAACGCGTTTCGCTGATGTAACTGAACaagatgaagaaaaacaaattcaataCTTGGACATAAGTACGTTGCACCAAAGCTCGAAATGAAGCAAAGCTGGTCGACGTGCAGGAAGCCGTTGAAAAGAATTTTGTTCATAAGTGCAAAACACAGTGCGAAAGCCATAGAATATCACATTCGGAAGCATCACGGTAGCCATTGTTTTATGGTTAACGctacaaatgacaaaaaaaatgagcgaGAAGATTTAAAAAGCTCAATGCGAAATGCCTTGACTGTACCTGATGCTTTGATAATAGGCGTGTATGGAGGACAGTCAAAAAGCACAGACCACATATCCTTATCTTTGTCTAGTGAAGATCCACCTTCAACCTCACTAAGTTCCCTCTCAGATGTTTCCTCCAATATTTCTGTCTTCAATCCAATCTCACTGTCTTGGCACGTCTTTTCTGAGATTATCTTTCGAAGTGTATCTTCCATAGCATCGAGCCTCTGTGGCCTCTGATCCACAAAAGCTACTTTTTTCTTAGTCCTTACCTCCCTCTGATAAGATACCTGAGAAGAGGAATTGACAGGTTGCAAATGAAACTTTTCCTCCACTTCATCTTTCCATTCGTCTTCTATCTGACGTAGCTTCTCCCTCAGACTGTAATCAAACAAATTCTCATCTTTTTCAGCATCGTCTTCCTCAGGCAAAAGGCCCTTTAAAAACACCTCTTTTATTTGCTCCTCTAATTCATCTTTTTCTTCGTCCTCATTCATGTTCTTCACGATCATCGCAGAATTTTTCAACACAGTCCGTGTTATGGCTCGACTTTCTTTCTGCAGTTCCTCCTCCTTTAGCTTGGTAACTTCTTGTTCCCCTAATTCCTCTTCGATCACCTCCTGAATTCTATCTGACACCTCTTCTACTTCTTGGAGCCTCTCTTCTAAATCTTTAACTTTCTTCAGCCTCCTCTGCAAATCTTCCATCTCTTCTAGCTTCTCCACCACCATCACCATCTCCTCTAGCCTCTCAATGACCTCCTCATCTGTCAATTCTTGCTCTTGGACAGACATAGCTTCCTCATCCTTCACGACGAGCTGAGCTGCATGGAGGAGAAGCAGGAACGGAACACGAAATATGATGCATTAACAATATTCCAAGTCTGCTTGCAAATCATACTATCACACAGTGACTCACGCTGAGGTTTATCGACATTTTTATACAAGGACGGGCTGGCAATTGGATCAAAGTGGTGGAACCAATCATGGTCTCGCTCCTGTGCCGGTCGCAATAGCCTGTCAATAGAGCTCACGCTTGCCAAGCTGAGATTAGCTGACAATATGAGAAGAAAAATCATTTACACCAAATGAACAAAAAGACAGAAGTGTTCAAGAAATGCACATTGAGGATGAGCACACCTCTGAAGGCAAATATGCTTCTGAAGCTTGCAGGCGTTACAAATGCTCATACCTGGCCGTTCTACAAAATCAAAAGACGAGGAAAATGGCAAGGCGGGATCTCGTTCGGCCAGGGTTGACCATTCATCGTTTCTCGTCTGCAGTCGTGCATCAGATGAAAGCTCCCACCACGGCCGACTGCCTGCCTGAGTATTCCAGGACTGAATAAATGTCTGTTCAGACTCACTTCTGGCTGTGAAGAGATGATTGATTATCTGATGAGGTTTTCCTCTGCTGTTTCAAGTACATGAAAagcgtttaagcaagatctcggTGAGGTTTGCGAGAAAGCTCAGCGGTTACGTTTTTCTAATTTGGCCATTCAGCACAAACGCtatgcccaaaaaatggcaatgcTGTTTCAATAAGTGATTAAAGCACAAATGGTTACAAAAATGGAAGCCAAGTGAAGATGACGAGAAAGAAGCTACTGAAGGCGGTGCATAACAAACATCAAGCTGCAACTTCTGAGCgagccaaaaacaacaacaatgtgaaGCCTGAATCAAACGGGCATATTGTACAGTGACCAAAGACACCCTGGAATCATGCCAGGGAAAAGACAAAGTGGTTGGCTGAACAGTTCAATGAACTGACATCAACATCCATAGTTGAATGGTCTTTCTGGTCAGAGCGTTAAACATGGCAAAGGAAGCATGGATATTAAAGGAAACCATAAAGCCATTAGTAAGCACAAATAATATAGGGTGCGGGGGGGCAAAGCGCCACACAATTCCGGGTACCTGGAAATTCGAGGGAAGGATGCGGGTTTTCAGAAACAAGCACCGACGACCAGTCATCAACCTCACACCTGGTTGATGCTGTGAGGCTCCGGACAGTCTTGTCTACAGCCGTTAGACCGAAAGAAGCATATCTTTCTCTATCTGTGTTTCATGACCAAATGTTTGCGTACTCCGGAACATACCTCCATCTAAATTGCGGGAGAGGCGTTTGCTTGCAGAGCGTGTGAAGCGAGGGGCGGGCCGGTCGATCATGGAGCTGGCTTGCCGGGTCTGGGCCTGGGTGCGACcgctgtacctgaacttggagccCAGGACCAGGAAGCGTCGTGACGAGGGAGGCTCAGTTGTTGAAACCCTGAGGAAAAagacgtgtttttgtttttgtttttttttctatttcattgGAGCCATGGAGCAACAAGCCAATAGACGCACTAGTGTACATTATTTGGAATTCCAAAATTGCCAGCGTTGCATAACTTGGTGAGCAACAACTTTGACCCTTAGTGGTTCATTCTAAGGTCAGGGCGAGTGCACTGTAGCTGGAGCCAATTTCATGGATTAGGCTCCAGTTAGCCAATTATGCAGAGGACAGGCATGTGTTGGGCAAGAAGGGGCATGACATTCAAAGTCGGCAAGATCAACTTGTTCTTACCTGAAGAAGGTGTGATGCTCAACGCAAACTTTCCACAACTTCTTTGAGGCTTTGTAGTTTGGGAGTTTGAAGCCGATTGTGCTTTCATACTGCTCTTGCTGCgtgccaagaaaacaaaacaattaaggCGGGGTCAAAAAGGGTCACATTCGGTTGATCACATTAGTCTGGCACACAGCACGAAGCATGACATTTACCCTGGAGCAAGGTCGCATTAGTGCATTCTAAATCCCGTGCTGTCACACCGACTAATATACTGAATTTCAGTCATATAAAATATTACGACTATGAAAACtgtgaataaagaaagaaagtgaaAACGGCCCTCGATTAACACAGTAACTAACCCATCAGGACCAATATGCAGTATATATAATatagagcaaaaaataaatgtattttttgttaccAGAAGACGCAGTCatgatatgcaaaaaaaaaaaaaaaaaaaacattgaaaaatgtgtattttgattTACCTCAGACGGCCGGATCTTAATGAAGAAGCTGCTGCGTTTGTAAGAGATCTTGAGAACTTTTGGCCAAGGGAAACGGTTGATTCTCAGCTTGTCCTTATAAACCATCAGACCGCCAGAACAAACACCAAGTGTAATGTCCACACCATCAAGATcctgcaaaagcacaaacacaGTCAAAGTAACAGGCCATTACGTAGTCCTGCGCTTTCAACACTCGGCCACTGGGGGGCAGACTTTCAAACACTATGAGGTCATGAAGTTCAAAAGCATGTTTATTGCCACCCgacatgatttatttatgtatttatttatttatttatttattaacgctTTGTTTAGTGTTGCAATTATCACGTTTGGCCATGTTATCATGCCCAATGTGTTATTTTGGACAGACATGGTGTAACAGTGTCAATGTGTCCTTTCTAGTTATTTACAAATTACAATACAGTTATATTATTGCGACATTTGTGGATACGGCACACTGAGTTACATTAGTTCAATGAATGACACTCTGGTCTCTAACAGAATATTACCTTGGCTTGGTGAAGGTCCACACCATACATTGCAAGTTTCTTGGCATTTTCCAGGAACAGCATGTCTGCTTGGGCTGGAGTCATTGACCTTGCGTATACAAAGAGGGTTCTGAATCCAATCTTGTCTACGAGTTCTGATTCTTGAACTTTTGATACCTCCTAGAGGCTTACCTATAAGTACGATGTAACTCCATCACCTTTTCCTCCAGCTCTTTGCTCTGTCCAGGAGCAAGACTAAGATCTTTCACATAGTCAGCTCCATGGACTTCCGGGTCATATTCACCAAGCTCCGACTGTGCTGTGTAAGAGCCCAGCAGGGATAGGGTGACAAAGGAACATGGAAGAACCCCATTCATGATGTCCTTCCTCAGCTGGAGACACAAATAGTACCTGGaaaaagagaagagaagagaatggATCAAACATGAATGAGGTAGTTCCCATTCATTCAAATACAAGTTTGCTTCGCATTCCTAAATATGAATCTAAAGGCAGAAGGTTGTctaacaaaagcacaatacgTGAAACTCACCTTGTGAGGTCTTCAGTAAGCTGTGCCGGGTCAGGAGGATAGAACTTTATGTTGAAAGTAAACTCGTAGACAGCACCTGGCACCTGTTTCCTGATTTCCTTGGCAGGTTCCAGCCATGTCTGGaaaatagaataatatataaatagaaatatTAGTTTTGTTTCTACTGATACCAAATGAGCTTGCTAATGACCATTTTGCACCCATTTTTTTCCTGACCATTAACGTGCATCAATTTACACAGAAATATTTCACCATTTTCTCTTATACAGAGTTATATACAATATTTCAGAAAAGGTAACCCCGGAAAAATAGAACAGCTTGAAAGCACAAATCTCAGGTTGAGACTTTCTGAACACATTTGCTAAATTGTCAACATGAACTCTGCTTTTGTTGATCAACATCTCCTCTATTCACAGCCaacttgtaatttttttttgttaaataaattgAACGAAAGGGAGTGCTACACTAACACAATCCATGCAAATGAATGTTAAGTTTGAAGCCGACCTTGCTGGTTGGTGTTTCCCAGTGCGCAAGGCCAAAGTAATCTTTCTCCAGTAGGTTGAGGTTGTCGCACACTTTAGTGATAAGCTCTTGTCCTTTAGCATGTTTCTAAATGAGAAGATGCAATCAGAAACGGTTGTGAACAGCTTGTAACTTTGTGCGATCGCTTACATCAAGCTCACACTCATACTGAGCGTCATCCAGCAAAGTGACTTTGCACTGAATTGTTTTCTGTCGTTTGGAGCCTTTGGCATCGTCACCCTTCTTCTCACTCTTCTTTTGGTCTTTCACGGGCTCCTCATCTTCCTTTGCTTGCGTCTCCTCTGCTTCTGCTTCCTCCTCTTTCTTCTCGGCATCCTCCTGCTCTTCCACGACTTCGGCTTCTTCGGGCTCCTCCTCGATTGCAGCTTGTTCCTTGGCTTCGTCTGGAGCTGGCTGCTGGAGGAGTAAGAATAGGAGAAGAGCTAAGTGCATAGCATAGCACGAGTTTGAAAATTTGGGCTGAGTAGCACGAGTGTCGAAAACGATGCTTAAGATTGCAATTTGCACTTTTTGCACTGACCTGCATCTCTGCGCTGTTGAGTGAGTGCTGATCAGGAGCGTGTTCAGTTTCTGGCTCCGTTTTAAGTTCTGGTTCTGGGGCAGCAATTGGTGCTTTCGCCCGCGCTTCCTCCTCGTCCTTCTTGccttttttcactttttcttttttcctccctttgtcttcttcttgtttATCGTCTGCCTTCTTCTTtcccttttcctcttccttcttTTTGGGCTCTTTTGGTTTCTCCTCTTCTTTCTTTTGGGCCTCCTTCAAAGCTTCCTCTTCTTTCCTTTTGTTGTCCTTCAGTTTCTCCTCTTTCTTTTTGGCCTCCTTCAATTTctcctcctctttctttttAGCCTCCTTCAATTTTTCctcctctttcttttttaatttctcCTCCTtcaccttctcctcctcctccttcttttttgccttttcctcctctttcttCTTGGCTTTTTCTGCCTCCTTTGCCTTCTCTTCTTCTCGCTTCTTCTTTGCCCtttcttcttcctctgcttttttcttcgctttttcttcttcctttttcttcacccttccctctttttcttttttctttgcaaCCTTTTTATCAACTTTTTCCTCCTCTATAGTCTCCTTCTCGGGCTCTGTTTCAGTGCATTTATCTTCTGTTCTCTTCTCTTGTTTCGTCTccaatttttcttcttctatttctacAACTTCCTCTAACTTGGCCTCTTCTTTTTGCTCTGctttcttctcctcctctttcttctcctcctcctttttctcCTCTGCGGTTTTCACCTTCTCTGCATCCCTTTCTTCCGATTTCTTCttggtttctttctttttctttttactgcCCTTCTTTTCTATTTTCTCGGGctcactctttttttcttcactctgtTGTTTCTCTTCACTTTGTTTGACCTCTTTTGAATCTGCTTTCTCCTCTAGGAGAGCATCATTTTCTTCAGTTTTCACTTTTTCCTCTCCCACTTCCCCAGCCTGTTCTTCTTTGTCCTCCTTTTCCTCCCGTGCTTTCTCTGCCTCAAAGCCTTCGCCTTCTGAGCACTGCGAGCGGCGTttaagaaaagaggaaaagaggCGAGAGAGGCCTTTGCCAGCGGAGGTTCGGGTGCGAGGCTTCAGCTGCTCCTCTTCAGGTGAGGAGGCTGCATCGGCAGAGGCGGACTCAGCGGCCTGCCCCAGCGCCTTCTTGCTCGACTGCTCACCTTCTGGCTCTGGCGCCGTTGCTTCTGGACTCTGCTTGTTCTCAGGTTCGGGTTCAGCGGCGCTAGCCTTCTGCTTGCCTTCAGTGTCCGCCTCGCTCGCGGCACTTGCCTCTGTTGTCATGGTAGCCACTGGGATGGAGAAGAAGAAACCAGTCAGAAATGTCGACAGGTCGCGGTGCTTTTCCGAAAGCGACAGAGCACAACACTGTTGTTCTTGAAACACAACAAACGGGATTAGGCTCAATCAACTATAAGCTTGTGTGTCGTAAACATGCGTAATTCTGTTTGGCAAACATATGCTAATAAATATACACCAAGCTTGTGTATGTATGCATCAAACATTATTATCAAGTATAGAAACCAAAACATTTTCCTTTAGTTGATCTCTCTGCTTCTAAGGTTTCATAACTAATAATATTACAATGATAATGTAAACTTATTTTGTCTATTCCAAGCATTCATACATTGAATTACTATCAACAATCAATCAATGATGCTGTCTTTCCCCTTTTAGTGGCATTTAGCCAACTGTCAACCACAGACTACATTCACAATACACACTCATGCATACAGTCGACATCCTGCaacgcacgcacatgcacagaATCCTACAATAGCTGTCCTTGTTGGATGGTGTGTCCAATATCACAATCGCCTGTTGCAGACTCATTAAATCTTACGGTCACAAAGGAAGCATTCTACACCGTGTAGGTGCCTATTAGCATCGCTTGTACCATCCGCGCCAACATTGCACACCAACCTGTGTAGTTTTACCTTCTCGCATACGAGAACAGTTTGATGACAGggaaacacaaaatgttttttttttttttttttgtatagccAACTGAATCAATAGACTGATTTGATACAAAGTACACACACCAACTTTTTCAAGACATTTTGGAAAGTAGACAAGTGTGAAGGTTTGGCTCCTGACACATCCACTTATTCAACATACAGAAACCTTGCAACAATTTCAAAAAGGAAATCTCCAAAAAGCCAGATTGTAACTGTACACTTGACAGTTGAATGAACATGACTTTGTTGGGGTTGTGCAGAGGACAGATCGCACATATTTAGAAAGGCCTTACTTGCCGATTAAAGCCGCCGACTGGCTGAAATGAACTGCCAGCATTACGCAATCACGCAACCTCTGCTGGCTGAGATGGCGCCCTTACATTAGCGATACACCTCGTCTGAACTAAGTCCTGCATAATTGCTCACTAATGTCGCCGTGTTAATGTCCGCCATATGAGTTCGAGTCCCCCGCTGCCGTGTAtgaactgggggggggggggcccggCAGGCAGACAGAGGGGCAGGCCAATCTTCCAGATGTACAGGGCCGCCCCAAAGGGTGCGCGCTTTGGCCCACTATACCATGCATGCACCTCCCATTGGAAATgcagggggaggggggtgcacacacacacataaacatacacacat
Coding sequences:
- the LOC144022882 gene encoding uncharacterized protein LOC144022882 isoform X5, with protein sequence MRGLATMTTEASAASEADTEGKQKASAAEPEPENKQSPEATAPEPEGEQSSKKALGQAAESASADAASSPEEEQLKPRTRTSAGKGLSRLFSSFLKRRSQCSEGEGFEAEKAREEKEDKEEQAGEVGEEKVKTEENDALLEEKADSKEVKQSEEKQQSEEKKSEPEKIEKKGSKKKKKETKKKSEERDAEKVKTAEEKKEEEKKEEEKKAEQKEEAKLEEVVEIEEEKLETKQEKRTEDKCTETEPEKETIEEEKVDKKVAKKKEKEGRVKKKEEEKAKKKAEEEERAKKKREEEKAKEAEKAKKKEEEKAKKKEEEEKVKEEKLKKKEEEKLKEAKKKEEEKLKEAKKKEEKLKDNKRKEEEALKEAQKKEEEKPKEPKKKEEEKGKKKADDKQEEDKGRKKEKVKKGKKDEEEARAKAPIAAPEPELKTEPETEHAPDQHSLNSAEMQQPAPDEAKEQAAIEEEPEEAEVVEEQEDAEKKEEEAEAEETQAKEDEEPVKDQKKSEKKGDDAKGSKRQKTIQCKVTLLDDAQYECELDKHAKGQELITKVCDNLNLLEKDYFGLAHWETPTSKTWLEPAKEIRKQVPGAVYEFTFNIKFYPPDPAQLTEDLTRYYLCLQLRKDIMNGVLPCSFVTLSLLGSYTAQSELGEYDPEVHGADYVKDLSLAPGQSKELEEKVMELHRTYRSMTPAQADMLFLENAKKLAMYGVDLHQAKDLDGVDITLGVCSGGLMVYKDKLRINRFPWPKVLKISYKRSSFFIKIRPSEQEQYESTIGFKLPNYKASKKLWKVCVEHHTFFRVSTTEPPSSRRFLVLGSKFRYSGRTQAQTRQASSMIDRPAPRFTRSASKRLSRNLDGDKTVRSLTASTRCEVDDWSSVLVSENPHPSLEFPARSESEQTFIQSWNTQAGSRPWWELSSDARLQTRNDEWSTLAERDPALPFSSSFDFVERPANLSLASVSSIDRLLRPAQERDHDWFHHFDPIASPSLYKNVDKPQPQLVVKDEEAMSVQEQELTDEEVIERLEEMVMVVEKLEEMEDLQRRLKKVKDLEERLQEVEEVSDRIQEVIEEELGEQEVTKLKEEELQKESRAITRTVLKNSAMIVKNMNEDEEKDELEEQIKEVFLKGLLPEEDDAEKDENLFDYSLREKLRQIEDEWKDEVEEKFHLQPVNSSSQVSYQREVRTKKKVAFVDQRPQRLDAMEDTLRKIISEKTCQDSEIGLKTEILEETSERELSEVEGGSSLDKDKDMWSVLFDCPPYTPIIKASVTSAKRVALDEGEFFTSKSVVTALVDKRVLVEERPVGDIRPPQTLLEREDDWFVLLDVVARYAQPGTAVFPSAAFRTLSFLVPCSHARTFYSSVILTEPGHMEAESSFSMVETLEEIREVQLEAAEIREEAPTYLQEIQQQPVKERDDDWFVLLDVVSKDSSYVAPAAVDVSAKQDVSLTDVPVEMRDVVVKETEMKEDLRQNEVTMSASQREIDDDWFLLLDVPTRETQFVPPVTQAGYVQSYAEKSISTVVEERVEVVQKEEALKKIYPELKKIPSVIKRDDDWFLLLDVIPRETTFVPPVPLAKAAQIYPDVGPAIEVKAIEVKPLPVGLDQMRARPSQPQPEKDDDWFVAFDAVGDEVIRLPSDAPVEITPAIRKPFEAEVLTTETRTWEMKIIGENTRLDETRISEMRPVVPASGREGEDDWFELFQQQTRLEKTAPLPSVAVVENIVDVTAVKERKQKSSIEEVRLPVKLVEMKPQPREVDDDWFLFLDAVQVPVAEPVQKYPDVAAAESFAVIEQNSLQKITVVEQIWMQKKLQQQQPVQTGRKLEDDWFTLLDVPPRKTAAVAERFRFPAEVPSAKTSESKTRISVFAKPQFEKRIREERRPLKHTHVHDDWFVLLDAGRRFRKPVVTTQRSARPVSAPVFSQAALAEAGIPMAPLDQPQTSTPIRTGIKEERKLEVTLEVVEPSKSEDKSAVWTDQRTDTSLTLSINGDIQSEVTSREVVQLRKKRAKKIEGDSIYMRHSLLMLEEFDKPQEDLLRHHASISELKRNFMEAMPESRPSEWDKRLSTHSPLRTLGVNGQPGADGFVTRLPRGPLLDFYSKRS
- the LOC144022882 gene encoding uncharacterized protein LOC144022882 isoform X6, whose product is MRGLATMTTEASAASEADTEGKQKASAAEPEPENKQSPEATAPEPEGEQSSKKALGQAAESASADAASSPEEEQLKPRTRTSAGKGLSRLFSSFLKRRSQCSEGEGFEAEKAREEKEDKEEQAGEVGEEKVKTEENDALLEEKADSKEVKQSEEKQQSEEKKSEPEKIEKKGSKKKKKETKKKSEERDAEKVKTAEEKKEEEKKEEEKKAEQKEEAKLEEVVEIEEEKLETKQEKRTEDKCTETEPEKETIEEEKVDKKVAKKKEKEGRVKKKEEEKAKKKAEEEERAKKKREEEKAKEAEKAKKKEEEKAKKKEEEEKVKEEKLKKKEEEKLKEAKKKEEEKLKEAKKKEEKLKDNKRKEEEALKEAQKKEEEKPKEPKKKEEEKGKKKADDKQEEDKGRKKEKVKKGKKDEEEARAKAPIAAPEPELKTEPETEHAPDQHSLNSAEMQQPAPDEAKEQAAIEEEPEEAEVVEEQEDAEKKEEEAEAEETQAKEDEEPVKDQKKSEKKGDDAKGSKRQKTIQCKVTLLDDAQYECELDKHAKGQELITKVCDNLNLLEKDYFGLAHWETPTSKTWLEPAKEIRKQVPGAVYEFTFNIKFYPPDPAQLTEDLTRYYLCLQLRKDIMNGVLPCSFVTLSLLGSYTAQSELGEYDPEVHGADYVKDLSLAPGQSKELEEKVMELHRTYRSMTPAQADMLFLENAKKLAMYGVDLHQAKDLDGVDITLGVCSGGLMVYKDKLRINRFPWPKVLKISYKRSSFFIKIRPSEQEQYESTIGFKLPNYKASKKLWKVCVEHHTFFRVSTTEPPSSRRFLVLGSKFRYSGRTQAQTRQASSMIDRPAPRFTRSASKRLSRNLDGDKTVRSLTASTRCEVDDWSSVLVSENPHPSLEFPARSESEQTFIQSWNTQAGSRPWWELSSDARLQTRNDEWSTLAERDPALPFSSSFDFVERPANLSLASVSSIDRLLRPAQERDHDWFHHFDPIASPSLYKNVDKPQPQLVVKDEEAMSVQEQELTDEEVIERLEEMVMVVEKLEEMEDLQRRLKKVKDLEERLQEVEEVSDRIQEVIEEELGEQEVTKLKEEELQKESRAITRTVLKNSAMIVKNMNEDEEKDELEEQIKEVFLKGLLPEEDDAEKDENLFDYSLREKLRQIEDEWKDEVEEKFHLQPVNSSSQVSYQREVRTKKKVAFVDQRPQRLDAMEDTLRKIISEKTCQDSEIGLKTEILEETSERELSEVEGGSSLDKDKDMWSVLFDCPPYTPIIKASVTSAKRVALDEGEFFTSKSVVTALVDKRVLVEERPVGDIRPPQTLLEREDDWFVLLDVVARYAQPGTAVFPSAAFRTLSFLVPCSHARTFYSSVILTEPGHMEAESSFSMVETLEEIREVQLEAAEIREEAPTYLQEIQQQPVKERDDDWFVLLDVVSKDSSYVAPAAVDVSAKQDVSLTDVPVEMRDVVVKETEMKEDLRQNEVTMSASQREIDDDWFLLLDVPTRETQFVPPVTQAGYVQSYAEKSISTVVEERVEVVQKEEALKKIYPELKKIPSVIKRDDDWFLLLDVIPRETTFVPPVPLAKAAQIYPDVGPAIEVKAIEVKPLPVGLDQMRARPSQPQPEKDDDWFVAFDAVGDEVIRLPSDAPVEITPAIRKPFEAEVLTTETRTWEMKIIGENTRLDETRISEMRPVVPASGREGEDDWFELFQQQTRLEKTAPLPSVAVVENIVDVTAVKERKQKSSIEEVRLPVKLVEMKPQPREVDDDWFLFLDAVQVPVAEPVQKYPDVAAAESFAVIEQNSLQKITVVEQIWMQKKLQQQQPVQTGRKLEDDWFTLLDVPPRKTAAVAERFRFPAEVPSAKTSESKTRISVFAKPQFEKRIREERRPLKHTHVHDDWFVLLDAGRRFRKPVVTTQRSARPVSAPVFSQAALAEAGIPMAPLDQPQTSTPIRTGIKEERKLEVTLEVVEPSKSEDKSAVWTDQRTDTSLTLSINGDIQSEVTSREVVQLRKLGHIMFKESQVVIKQARMDIFVNRMDYDCIIVFLPQGLHTFALNSNLPQCMH